The genomic interval TTCGCCTTCAGCTCCTCGTCCAGCGCCGGGTCCTTCTCAGCCACCAGGTCGGAGACCGATGCGCCAGTCATTTCCGTGCCGTCGACCCGCGTGTAGTCGCCGGTATAGGCCTGAAGAATGCCGATCGCGTCGTTCAGATGCGAGGCATGGGTGTTGTCGGAGAAGCAATCATGCTCTTCTTCCGGATCGTGCAAAAGCAGGCCGAGCTTCATGCGCTCGCCGGCAAGCTCGCCGTAGGAGAGCGAGCCCATGCCCGTCAGGATCGCGGCGATGCCGGTGGTCGGGTTTTCGGTGACATAGGCGTAAGCCTCGCCGCCCTGTTCCCAGGCCGCGACAATGTCTTCAAGGTCGGAAATCAGAAGTTCGGAGGCCGCCGTCAGATAGGCCGCGCGGCGATCGCAATTGCCGTTGGTGCAATCATCGCCGGAAAGATAATCGGTGTAGGAGCGCTGGCCCGCACCGGCATCCGTGCCGTTCAGGTCCTGGCCCCAGAGCAGGAATTCGATGGCGTGGTAGCCGGTCGCGACATTGGCCTCGATCTCGCCGGCTTCATGCAGCGTGTTGGCGAGCAGATCGGGCGTGATCTCGGTGGCGTCGACCGTCTCGCCGTTGATCTTGATCTCGGGATTGGCGATGACATTGGCGGTGTAGAGCGAGTTTTCGTCGCTTTCCATGCCGTAGGAGGCATCGACATAGTCGATCAGACCTTCATCCAGCGGCCATGCATTGACCTTGCCTTCCCAGTCATCGACGGTCGGGTTGCCGAAACGATAGACCTCGGTCTGCTGGTAGGGGATGCGCGCCGCGATCCAGGCTTCCTTGGCGGCGTTCTGGGTCTCTTCGCTCGGGTTTGCGACGAACGCCTGAATGGCCTCGTCCAGCGCCTTCGCCGTCGTCAGCGAATCCTGGTATTTCGCAAGCGCGACATCGGCATAGTGCTTGACCACCGCCTCGGGCGTGACGTCAGCGGCAAAAGCCGGGGCTGCGAGCATGGTCGAGGCGGCAAAGCCCGCCAGAAGGGCGCGCGTACGGATCGTGTGCATCATGG from Martelella mediterranea DSM 17316 carries:
- a CDS encoding imelysin family protein, with amino-acid sequence MMHTIRTRALLAGFAASTMLAAPAFAADVTPEAVVKHYADVALAKYQDSLTTAKALDEAIQAFVANPSEETQNAAKEAWIAARIPYQQTEVYRFGNPTVDDWEGKVNAWPLDEGLIDYVDASYGMESDENSLYTANVIANPEIKINGETVDATEITPDLLANTLHEAGEIEANVATGYHAIEFLLWGQDLNGTDAGAGQRSYTDYLSGDDCTNGNCDRRAAYLTAASELLISDLEDIVAAWEQGGEAYAYVTENPTTGIAAILTGMGSLSYGELAGERMKLGLLLHDPEEEHDCFSDNTHASHLNDAIGILQAYTGDYTRVDGTEMTGASVSDLVAEKDPALDEELKAKLLATVEAMEAMATRAETVEAYDQMIGEGNDEGNAVVQAAIDGLIDQTPSIERAIAALDLGQIELEGSDSLDAPEAVFQ